One part of the Glycine soja cultivar W05 chromosome 11, ASM419377v2, whole genome shotgun sequence genome encodes these proteins:
- the LOC114376817 gene encoding integrator complex subunit 9 — translation MKFTCLSKGGGFHFPPCHMLNFCGIRILLDCPLDLSALMAFSPVPTALDCLPVEESYNTEANAFFDSRFGSGKRQKIENLLDAKSLLFAEPWYKTVNNLHLWNASFIDVVLISSPMGIMGLPFLTRTKGFSAKIYVTEASARIGQLMMEDLVSMHAEFRQFYGPGESNFPSWLRHEELEVLPSELRELILGKDGVELGGWMPLYSAADVKDFMLKIHTVNYAEEVCFNGTLVIKAFSSGIEIGSCNWILNSPKGDIAYLSGSSFISAHAMPFDYHSLQGTCVLIYSDFLSLGDTQDGENGDNYSVSTADKLLPISSQDLAGFNHNSVEYSEEKEKLVFICSHAMEHIKQGGSVLIPFDRLGTILLLLEEMTASLEASDTKVPVYIISSVAEELLALLNIIPEWLCKQRQEKLFDGEPLFAHLKLLKERKIHVVPAIHSHELLINWQEPCIVFCPHRNLRMGPVVHLLRRWCGDPKSLLILEDVLNPLSLLPYQPVAMKVLQCVFPVGIGLHEVQPLLKTLQPKTVLCPEELRLHINFSSEKKSFSVLYYTEAETLKVPYRKDSSELKIATDLASHFYWKTFKKEEINIAKLKGELLMENGRHHLLFDNDNKNSLSNNRSLVHWGLPDSEKLMAALSKMGISGNIQHGVSDAKSQTVCIVHIQDPYKASIEIGTTSTIITTADENVAAFIYKIVDNILDGV, via the exons ATGAAGTTT ACATGTTTGAGCAAAGGTGGGGGGTTTCACTTCCCACCATGTCATATGCTAAATTTTTGTGGGATTAGGATCTTATTAGATTGCCCACTAGACCTTTCTGCTCTCATGGCCTTCTCTCCTGTACCAACTGCTCTGGATTGCTTGCCAGTTGAAGAAAGCTACAACACTGAGGCCAATGCTTTTTTTGATTCAAGGTTTGGGTCTGGGAAAAGGCAGAAAATTGAAAATCTCCTTGATGCTAAAAGCTTACTTTTTGCTGAACCTTGGTACAAGACTGTTAATAACTTGCACCTGTGGAATGCCTCTTTCATTGATGTTGTATTAATATCCAGTCCAATGGGTATTATGGGGTTGCCCTTTCTTACTCGAACGAAGGGTTTCTCAGCTAAG ATATATGTAACTGAAGCATCGGCAAGAATAGGCCAGCTAATGATGGAGGATCTTGTATCAATGCATGCGGAATTCAGGCAGTTTTATGGACCAGGGGAATCGAATTTCCCTTCATGGCTGAGGCATGAAGAGCTTGAAGTCCTTCCTTCTGAATTAAGAGAGTTAATCTTGGGAAAAGATGGAGTTGAGTTGGGTGGTTGGATGCCTTTGTACAG TGCAGCTGATGTGAAGGATTTCATGCTAAAGATTCACACTGTTAATTATGCTGAGGAAGTTTGCTTCAATGGTACATTGGTTATAAAGGCATTCAGCTCTGGTATAGAAATAGGCAGTTGTAATTGGATCCTAAATAGTCCAAAGGGAGATATTGCTTATCTTTCAGGATCCAGCTTCATTTCTGCACATGCAATGCCTTTTGATTACCACAGTTTACAGGGGACTTGTGTGTTAATTTATTCAGACTTCTTATCCTTGGGTGATACTCAAGATGGTGAGAATGGGGATAATTACTCTGTTTCAACTGCTGATAAGTTACTACCTATTAG TTCTCAAGATTTGGCTGGATTCAACCATAACTCTGTTGAGTATtcagaagaaaaggaaaagctgGTTTTCATATGCTCACATGCTATGGAACATATCAAACAAGGCGGTTCAGTTCTTATTCCTTTTGATCGACTTGGAactattttgcttcttttgGAGGAAATGACAGCATCACTTGAAGCTTCAGATACAAAG GTTCCGGTTTATATAATTTCTTCAGTGGCTGAAGAGTTACTAGCGTTGCTTAACATCATACCTGAGTGGCTTTGCAAACAGCGGCAAGAGAAA CTATTTGATGGGGAACCATTGTTTGCACACCTCAAGCtcctaaaagagagaaaaattcatgtggtTCCTGCTATTCATTCTCATGAACTCTT AATTAATTGGCAGGAACCATGCATTGTATTTTGTCCTCACCGGAATTTGCGTATGGGTCCTGTTGTTCATTTGCTTCGACGATGGTGTGGTGATCCAAAATCTTTACTTATTCTTGAG GATGTTTTGAATCCACTATCACTTTTACCTTACCAGCCTGTTGCAATGAAGGTTCTTCAATGTGTATTTCCTGTTGGAATAGG GTTGCATGAAGTTCAACCTTTACTAAAGACATTGCAGCCGAAGACTGTTCTG TGTCCGGAGGAGTTGAGACTGCATATCAACTTTTCAAGTGAAAAGAAGTCTTTCTCCGTTTTGTATTATACTGAAGCTGAAACTTTAAAAGTACCATACCGAAAGGACAGTTCAGAGTTAAAAATTGCAACTGATTTGGCTTCCCACTTTTATTGGAAAACATTCAAAAAGGAAGAAATCAATATAGCAAAATTGAAGGGAGAGCTATTAATGGAAAATGGTAGGCATCACTTGCTATTTGATAATGATAACAAAAACTCCTTGAGTAATAATAGGTCTTTGGTACATTGGGGTTTGCCTGATTCAGAAAAACTTATGGCCGCATTATCAAAGATGGGCATCAGTGGAAATATACAACATGGTGTGAGTGATGCTAAATCACAAACTGTGTGTATAGTTCACATACAGGACCCTTACAAAGCCTCGATAGAGATTGGAACCACTAGTACAATTATTACTACTGCTGATGAGAATGTGGCTGccttcatttataaaattgtgGACAACATTTTGGATGGAGTTTGA